ATGTCAGTCCGATGACTCCTACAGCGATGATCAATCCTAGTAGAACAGGCCGCACTGTAACTTCAGCGCTGTTGGTGGTTGTTAACTCTTGTAGCCCTGGTGAAAACATcataactttttaaataaaaggacATTTTCAAAGCTGTAGATGAGAAACTGTGCAGCTGTGAACACTAAGAGGAATTTATGTGTCGGTTTGGTCTTTTCACGCTACCTGACATCACGGAGACTGACTATACAGTACATCAGTACAAACAGTACAAAGTGGGACTGCATTTTCCAATAAAAACTCAAACTAGACTGGAATGTTCCCTCAGCTCACAGGAAGTATCAACAAAACCATTGGCTTTCAGTTTTCGAGGTTTTTAAGTAAGATCAGAATAAGGGATAAACTTACCTTCTACCTTCAGTAAAACAGCTCGCGGTTCTCCGTCCTGAGATTCATCATGGATCAGACACTGATATACTCCTGCATCAGACAGGCGAACTGAACCGATGTGAAGAGAGAGATCACCGTCTAGAAAGCCTTCTACTGACATCATAAATCTGCTTTCTGATGCTTCATCGGTAGTCACTGATCTGTTTGCATGAGTGTACAGCAGAACCTTTTGTCCATCTTTCTTCCATTTGACGTCTTTAACATCTTGTCGAGTGTCTCCGTAGCACGGGAGGATGACGTTCTCCCCCTCGAAAGCCTTTACGCCCGTCGGAACTGTCGGGCAAAAACAAACCGTGTTCTTCGTTTTAGCTTTACTACCGCGCTTTCCTGTAAGAGCTACACCTGGTCCAGTGGCTGGTCAGACTTTACTACTGACACGTTAAGAGTGACATCATTTCCTGCTCATGACAGCAAGCACACTTACCAATAACTTTCAGTTTGACTTCAGTAACTGATTCTCCATTACAGCTGCACCTGTAGGAGCCGGCATCATTGTAGGCGACTGAACTGATCTTCAGGGAGAAGTCTCCTCTGCTCTGATCTCCTGGTACTGCAAATCTTTTCTGATAACGCTGTTCACTGCGACACATCCGGCTTTCAGCAATCACGATGTTGCCGGGAATGAAGCGGGTCCACCGACCCACCGGACAAGGTCCAGAGCAGGTACACGGGAAGGTGACGGGTTCATTCACTATGATTTCTCTGACGATAAAGGCGTGGCACTGCAGCAGCAACAGGTACACTAATAGATCGGACAGCAAGTTACAATAGACATTTCAACATCAGACACAATCAAGTCAGAAGAATTTCCTGTCTATCACTGATAGCTGTTTTAGTTCACTCTTTCGGAAATCATCTGGACACAGCATGGAAAAGGCTTTCAATCTTTTTCCTCCATGAGCCCCAGCCATCAACACCCCGggcaaaaaatgaataaatcaatcagATTTTTGCCTGttattaactgtaaaataatacaGCAGCATGGTGGTTAATAACAAACTATAAAAAAACAAGacagtacattttcaataaTCTTTTCACAAGTTGCTCGtctaatctctctttctcctgagACCATGATTGAGTCCTCTTCATCACTCTTTTGGAGTTTATGTGatgtaataaaccttttactatgaattcattttaatttaccaTAATGCTTGCTTACgtaatgtaataaatgtttttgcttGCGCGCGCGTGCTTGCACGCTCTCTCGCTTGAGCGCACTCACTGGCGTATTCTTGCTCCCGTCCCCATCCCCCCCCGCGTCCCCCCCATCCCCCGGttcccccccatcccccccgcGTCCCCCCGGttcccccccatcccccccgcGTCCCCCCGGttcccccccatccccccccgcGTCCGTTATACAGAATGAAAAACAGTAAATGGTAAAATGGCGCAGtaatatagcgcttttatccaaagcgctttacacactgtgtctcattcacccattcacacacacacactcacacaccaatggtagcagagctgccatgcaaggcttaccatcgggagcaacttggggttcagtgtcttgcccaaggacacttcgacatgtgactccacatgaagAATGCCgggaaccgccaaccctacgattagtggacaacccgctctaccaactgagccacagccgccccgtgTAAAACAGTAATACTTACCAGACATTAAAACCGACTtcattctttttcctcctcAGAATTACACACCTACAATACACATCATCTCAACAGGTATTTAACATGCGGTGAGGAAGGACAACAAACTACAGTCTTCATTActtattattacttacttattacttattgttaataataataatacttattacTAACAAAACAatt
This is a stretch of genomic DNA from Ictalurus punctatus breed USDA103 chromosome 13, Coco_2.0, whole genome shotgun sequence. It encodes these proteins:
- the LOC128634633 gene encoding protein turtle-like; its protein translation is MKSVLMSVYLLLLQCHAFIVREIIVNEPVTFPCTCSGPCPVGRWTRFIPGNIVIAESRMCRSEQRYQKRFAVPGDQSRGDFSLKISSVAYNDAGSYRCSCNGESVTEVKLKVIVPTGVKAFEGENVILPCYGDTRQDVKDVKWKKDGQKVLLYTHANRSVTTDEASESRFMMSVEGFLDGDLSLHIGSVRLSDAGVYQCLIHDESQDGEPRAVLLKVEGLQELTTTNSAEVTVRPVLLGLIIAVGVIGLTFTL